One genomic window of Luteitalea pratensis includes the following:
- a CDS encoding type II toxin-antitoxin system HicB family antitoxin, with amino-acid sequence MTMLYPIVLETEEDGAVSAYVPGLPVYAAADTHAKAERAIRAVLQAYLAQHPSSRPEARVRVARFSNAGTGSVEIVGVAALVGAKRTPAKARASRANGRLGGRPRKLVGASAGRKKA; translated from the coding sequence ATGACCATGCTCTATCCCATCGTGCTCGAGACCGAGGAGGATGGCGCCGTCAGCGCGTACGTACCCGGGCTCCCCGTCTACGCGGCCGCCGACACGCACGCCAAGGCCGAACGTGCGATCCGTGCGGTGCTCCAGGCGTACCTCGCGCAGCACCCGTCCAGCAGGCCAGAGGCACGTGTACGAGTGGCTCGCTTCTCGAACGCCGGCACTGGCAGCGTAGAGATCGTCGGGGTGGCCGCGCTGGTGGGTGCCAAGCGCACCCCCGCCAAGGCGCGGGCATCGCGCGCGAATGGTCGACTCGGGGGACGGCCGCGAAAACTCGTCGGCGCAAGCGCCGGTCGCAAGAAGGCCTAA
- a CDS encoding N-terminal phage integrase SAM-like domain-containing protein, with amino-acid sequence MRARIKPSGIAHKELVLKNHLLPMLGDKRLDAITTRTCSS; translated from the coding sequence ATGCGCGCGCGAATCAAGCCAAGCGGCATCGCGCACAAGGAACTGGTGCTGAAGAATCACCTGCTTCCGATGCTCGGCGACAAGCGCCTTGACGCCATTACCACGAGGACGTGCAGCAGCTGA
- a CDS encoding amidohydrolase family protein, which yields MTVIVEGHRITAIARSGRERIPTGATIVDGRGKYLIPGMWDMHVHIGGYDEGTKVLPRLVAYGITGVRDMASPVDDILRLRRDSAAGALLGPEIVAAGPILQRPLPFRTPPLVRTVTDADAKHVVDDLQAKGVDFIKVGDTLTRDAYFGVASEAKRLALPFAGHLPVSVSALEATQAGQRSIEHFGSAGFRNVLIGCSSAEAELTSEVRDALSSALAGGPSPDETLYRSGFLTRLVQTYDRRKAAALFSAFKKNGTWQVPTFGALRSVWDSRRAQLDPDDAAATDSAATKAAEMFADMRKAGVRVLAGSDLSNVSGAPPLHDELVALVRAGMTPLEALQASTRNAAEFTGRLADEGTAETGKMANLVLLEADPLADIANTRRVVAVVLGGRLISGAELQRLR from the coding sequence GTGACCGTCATCGTGGAAGGCCATCGCATTACTGCAATCGCTCGAAGCGGCCGGGAACGGATACCGACGGGGGCCACCATTGTCGACGGGCGCGGCAAGTACTTGATCCCCGGTATGTGGGATATGCACGTCCACATCGGTGGGTACGACGAAGGCACGAAGGTCCTGCCGCGACTGGTCGCATACGGCATCACTGGCGTACGGGATATGGCGTCGCCCGTCGACGACATTCTTCGTCTTCGACGCGACAGCGCCGCCGGAGCCTTGCTGGGTCCTGAGATTGTGGCAGCCGGGCCAATCTTGCAGCGTCCATTGCCGTTCAGAACGCCACCGCTCGTTCGAACGGTGACGGACGCCGACGCAAAGCACGTTGTTGATGACTTGCAGGCAAAGGGTGTCGATTTCATCAAGGTCGGGGACACGCTCACCCGCGACGCTTACTTCGGGGTCGCCAGCGAGGCGAAGCGCCTCGCTTTGCCGTTTGCCGGGCACCTGCCAGTGTCGGTGTCGGCCCTCGAAGCCACACAGGCTGGGCAGCGAAGCATCGAGCACTTTGGCAGCGCTGGCTTCCGAAACGTGCTGATCGGCTGTTCCTCGGCCGAAGCGGAGTTGACGTCTGAGGTTCGGGACGCACTCTCCAGCGCTCTTGCCGGCGGGCCATCTCCGGACGAGACACTGTACCGTTCAGGATTCCTGACCAGACTCGTGCAGACCTACGACCGGCGCAAGGCAGCCGCGTTGTTCAGCGCGTTCAAGAAGAACGGTACGTGGCAGGTCCCAACGTTTGGCGCGCTCCGCAGCGTCTGGGATTCGCGCCGTGCTCAGCTCGACCCCGACGACGCCGCGGCCACCGACAGCGCAGCGACGAAGGCGGCCGAGATGTTTGCCGACATGCGAAAGGCTGGAGTCAGGGTGCTGGCCGGAAGCGATCTGTCCAACGTGAGCGGAGCACCTCCCCTCCACGACGAGTTGGTAGCGTTGGTGCGCGCCGGCATGACGCCTCTGGAGGCGCTGCAGGCGTCAACCCGGAATGCCGCTGAATTCACCGGGCGCCTTGCTGACGAAGGCACGGCTGAAACGGGCAAGATGGCCAACTTGGTCCTGCTCGAGGCGGACCCGTTGGCAGACATCGCCAACACGCGCCGCGTGGTGGCCGTCGTTCTGGGCGGGCGGCTCATTTCTGGAGCGGAACTGCAGAGACTTCGTTGA
- a CDS encoding Fic family protein, with protein sequence MPPRPSGRFVTTSVAGGKVRAFVPDALPPSPSSLDLASLLGPLTGAERALGRLDGITLLLPSQDLFLYMYARKEAVLSSQIEGTQSTLADLLRFETDAQAGTPFNDVREVSNYVEAMMYGLDRLPALPLSLRLIREMHARLLQGARGSALDPGEFRRSQNWLGGTRPGDAQFVPPPVTELDRCLGDLEAFIHEDASGLPPLVKAGLLHVQFETIHPFLDGNGRMGRLLVTLYLCVHGGLTSPLLYLSLYLKTHRAEYYRLLQDVRERGAWREWLAFFLLGVEQTARQAFTAATRIVQLFEEDRARITAESDRAGSALRVHAGLQRHPFSTTAQLVAASGLSEPTVNATLADLMSLGMVEEVTGRRRGRVFGYRQYLAILGEGT encoded by the coding sequence GTGCCTCCTCGACCGTCAGGTCGCTTCGTCACCACGTCCGTCGCGGGTGGAAAGGTGCGGGCGTTCGTCCCTGACGCGCTGCCGCCCTCCCCATCCAGCCTCGACCTGGCCAGCCTGCTCGGCCCGCTGACGGGAGCTGAGCGTGCCCTTGGGCGGCTGGACGGCATCACCCTACTGCTGCCGAGCCAGGATCTCTTCCTCTACATGTATGCGCGCAAGGAGGCGGTGCTGTCCTCGCAGATCGAGGGCACGCAGTCGACGCTCGCCGACCTGTTGCGCTTCGAGACCGATGCCCAGGCGGGCACCCCATTCAACGACGTTCGCGAGGTGTCCAACTACGTCGAAGCGATGATGTACGGGCTGGATCGCCTCCCCGCACTGCCGCTCTCACTGCGGCTCATACGGGAGATGCACGCGCGATTGCTTCAGGGGGCACGTGGCAGTGCGCTCGATCCTGGCGAGTTCCGACGCAGTCAGAACTGGCTCGGCGGCACGCGGCCCGGGGACGCGCAGTTCGTGCCGCCGCCGGTGACCGAACTCGACCGCTGCCTCGGAGACCTCGAAGCCTTCATCCATGAGGACGCGTCGGGGCTGCCACCGCTGGTCAAGGCCGGCCTGCTGCACGTGCAGTTCGAGACCATTCATCCGTTCCTGGACGGCAATGGACGCATGGGCCGCCTCCTGGTCACGCTGTACCTGTGCGTGCACGGGGGGCTCACCTCGCCGCTGCTGTATCTGAGCCTCTACCTGAAGACGCATCGCGCCGAGTACTACCGCCTGCTGCAGGACGTGCGCGAACGTGGGGCCTGGCGGGAATGGCTCGCTTTCTTCCTGCTTGGGGTCGAGCAGACGGCCAGGCAGGCATTCACGGCGGCGACCCGGATTGTGCAACTGTTCGAGGAGGACCGCGCGCGAATCACGGCCGAGAGCGACCGCGCGGGCTCGGCGCTGCGCGTACACGCCGGGTTGCAGCGGCATCCGTTCAGCACGACGGCGCAACTCGTCGCGGCGAGCGGACTCTCCGAGCCGACGGTCAACGCGACGCTCGCTGACCTGATGAGCCTCGGGATGGTCGAGGAGGTGACGGGCCGCCGGCGTGGGCGCGTATTCGGGTACCGTCAGTACCTCGCCATCCTTGGCGAAGGGACGTAG
- a CDS encoding DUF1778 domain-containing protein has protein sequence MDKKASPSPTTASHRAPEHVAESLPDRTRFEIGARDWAEFKAALDGPPRDLPRLAQLLNKPSVFEQ, from the coding sequence ATGGACAAAAAGGCATCGCCAAGCCCCACTACGGCGTCGCACCGTGCACCCGAGCACGTCGCCGAATCGCTGCCGGATCGCACACGGTTCGAGATCGGAGCGAGGGACTGGGCGGAGTTCAAGGCTGCGCTTGATGGGCCGCCACGAGACCTGCCGCGCCTTGCGCAACTGCTGAACAAGCCCAGCGTCTTCGAGCAGTGA
- a CDS encoding DUF433 domain-containing protein, with protein MTKLAERITVDPAQCGGRPCVRGLRMRVIDVLDLLASGLSAAQVIEELPDLEFEDVTACLRFASRRLAHPVTAV; from the coding sequence ATGACGAAGCTGGCTGAGCGCATCACCGTCGACCCTGCCCAGTGCGGCGGGCGCCCGTGCGTACGGGGATTGCGAATGCGGGTCATCGACGTGCTCGATCTGCTGGCCTCCGGCTTGAGTGCCGCCCAGGTCATCGAGGAGTTGCCCGACCTCGAGTTCGAGGACGTCACCGCTTGCCTCCGGTTCGCCAGCCGCCGGCTGGCCCATCCGGTTACCGCAGTGTGA
- a CDS encoding helix-turn-helix domain-containing protein, whose amino-acid sequence MVRTSRAAVYKMQERGQLPGVRRIGRRLLFDRATLLDWMGQNPTSSLNGAQ is encoded by the coding sequence GTGGTCCGCACGTCGCGCGCCGCCGTCTACAAGATGCAGGAGCGCGGACAACTGCCCGGTGTCCGCCGCATCGGCCGCCGTCTCCTGTTCGACCGCGCCACGTTGCTAGACTGGATGGGCCAGAACCCCACGTCGTCACTGAACGGAGCACAGTGA
- a CDS encoding sigma-70 family RNA polymerase sigma factor: MDQGGSESGPVPGDVSSLLRAWSDGDQRALALLMPIVHDELRRLAHHYMRRERAGHSLQTTALVNEAYLRLVDYKRMQWQNRAHFMAAAAQAMRRILVDHARRHNVKRGAGAEHVSLDADAVMCPDRSDDFVSLDEALTGLAGRAPRKAQVVELRFFGGLSVEETAEVLRVSPITVTREWKSAKAWLYRELAGPTAHGQ; the protein is encoded by the coding sequence ATGGATCAGGGCGGAAGTGAGAGCGGACCGGTTCCAGGCGACGTCAGCTCGCTTCTCCGAGCGTGGAGCGACGGGGATCAGCGTGCGCTCGCCCTCCTGATGCCGATCGTCCACGACGAGCTCCGTCGTCTGGCGCACCACTACATGCGGCGCGAGCGTGCCGGCCACAGCCTGCAGACAACGGCCCTGGTCAACGAAGCCTACCTGCGGCTGGTCGATTACAAGCGCATGCAGTGGCAGAACCGCGCCCATTTCATGGCGGCAGCGGCGCAGGCCATGCGCCGCATCCTCGTCGACCACGCCCGTCGCCACAACGTCAAGCGGGGAGCAGGGGCCGAACATGTGTCGCTCGACGCGGACGCCGTCATGTGCCCGGATCGCTCCGATGATTTCGTGTCGCTCGACGAGGCGCTGACCGGCCTGGCCGGGCGGGCACCGCGCAAGGCACAAGTGGTCGAGCTGCGCTTCTTCGGCGGCCTGAGCGTGGAGGAGACCGCCGAAGTCCTGCGCGTATCGCCGATCACCGTGACGCGGGAGTGGAAAAGCGCGAAAGCCTGGCTGTATCGAGAGCTCGCCGGCCCGACCGCCCATGGACAATGA
- a CDS encoding type II toxin-antitoxin system HicA family toxin, translating into MTWAEVIRKLKAAGFAEVRSGKGSHRLLQNPVTGKEVWVAVHTKKDAGRLGARILREAGVQ; encoded by the coding sequence GTGACCTGGGCCGAGGTGATCCGCAAGCTGAAGGCTGCTGGGTTCGCCGAGGTCAGGTCCGGCAAAGGCAGCCATCGGCTGCTGCAGAACCCCGTCACCGGCAAGGAAGTGTGGGTGGCGGTGCACACGAAGAAGGATGCCGGGCGACTCGGCGCGCGCATCCTGCGCGAGGCGGGTGTTCAATGA
- a CDS encoding DUF433 domain-containing protein, producing the protein MTMLADRITVDPAQCGGRPCVRGLRLRVTDVLDLLASGLTPAAVLEELPDLELEDVSACLRFASRRLAHPIVAA; encoded by the coding sequence ATGACCATGCTTGCCGATCGCATCACCGTCGATCCCGCGCAGTGCGGCGGTCGTCCCTGCGTGCGGGGCCTTCGCCTCCGCGTCACGGACGTGCTCGACCTGCTGGCGTCAGGCCTGACCCCTGCGGCGGTGCTCGAGGAACTTCCCGATCTGGAGCTCGAGGACGTGTCGGCCTGCCTCCGATTCGCGAGTCGTCGCCTGGCACACCCAATCGTCGCCGCGTGA
- a CDS encoding serine/threonine-protein kinase: MDNERWNHVDQLLQTALDIPALERDAYLRVACEGDQPLEAEVRSLLTAYDRADRFLGAPAIDLAARELAGARSDDGRQADVDPLIGLTLSHYRIVEKLGGGGMGVVYKAEDSRLHRPVALKFVSEDLASDAEALSRFQREARTTSALNHPHICTIYDIGEQDGRSFIAMEYLEGATLKDRLAARPLGLDTVLRFEIQIADALEAAHSAGIIHRDIKPANIFIGPRDRVKVLDFGLATMRVAGTVQPEVTTIGGARQGVVGTAAYMAPEQARGDAVDHRADIWSFGLVLYEMAKGTRPAPAGRLQVDESPELDSVISKCLETDPDLRYQHAADLRTDLERLKGASDSAPTGPDQPPAKARVRWTVVAVATAARRGRRGLQLLSATGEAHRQGPHRAR, encoded by the coding sequence ATGGACAATGAACGCTGGAATCACGTCGATCAGTTGCTGCAAACCGCGCTCGACATTCCGGCGCTAGAACGCGACGCCTATCTTCGCGTCGCGTGTGAGGGCGACCAGCCGCTGGAGGCCGAAGTCCGTTCGCTGCTCACCGCGTACGACCGTGCCGACAGGTTCCTCGGCGCTCCGGCGATTGATCTCGCCGCACGCGAGCTCGCCGGAGCACGCAGCGACGACGGCCGTCAGGCCGACGTCGATCCGTTGATCGGTCTGACGCTCTCGCACTACCGCATCGTCGAGAAACTCGGTGGCGGCGGGATGGGCGTGGTCTACAAAGCCGAAGATTCGCGGCTTCACCGTCCCGTTGCGCTCAAGTTCGTCTCCGAAGATCTGGCGAGTGATGCCGAGGCGCTGAGCCGTTTCCAGCGTGAAGCCCGGACGACGTCGGCGCTCAACCATCCACACATCTGCACGATCTACGACATCGGCGAGCAGGACGGACGATCGTTCATCGCGATGGAGTATCTGGAGGGCGCGACGCTGAAGGACCGACTCGCCGCCCGTCCACTCGGACTCGATACGGTGCTGCGGTTCGAGATCCAGATCGCAGACGCACTCGAGGCCGCACATAGCGCGGGCATCATCCACCGCGACATCAAGCCCGCCAACATCTTCATCGGACCACGCGATCGCGTGAAAGTGCTCGATTTCGGCCTCGCCACAATGCGAGTGGCCGGGACTGTGCAGCCGGAGGTGACCACGATTGGCGGGGCGCGGCAGGGCGTCGTGGGCACCGCCGCCTACATGGCGCCGGAGCAGGCGCGCGGCGATGCCGTGGATCACCGCGCCGACATCTGGAGCTTCGGCCTGGTGCTGTACGAAATGGCCAAAGGCACGCGGCCCGCGCCTGCCGGCCGGCTGCAGGTCGACGAATCTCCCGAGTTGGATTCCGTCATCTCGAAGTGCCTGGAGACGGATCCAGACCTTCGCTATCAGCACGCGGCCGACCTGCGGACTGATCTCGAGCGCCTCAAAGGTGCATCGGACTCAGCGCCGACGGGCCCCGATCAGCCGCCAGCAAAGGCACGTGTCCGTTGGACAGTCGTTGCCGTTGCTACCGCCGCTCGCCGTGGCCGCCGTGGGCTACAGCTTCTATCCGCGACAGGCGAAGCTCACCGACAAGGACCGCATCGTGCTCGCTGA
- a CDS encoding tetratricopeptide repeat protein, protein MSVGQSLPLLPPLAVAAVGYSFYPRQAKLTDKDRIVLAEFTNTTGDPVFDETLRQGLAAQLQQSPFLAFISDDRIRRTLLLMNQPADARLTPDVARAMCVRAGGAAVMQGSIAALGSQYVLGLRATNCATGDILADEQAQAARKEDVLSTLSEMATRFRTRVGESLATVEKYSTPLEATTPSLEALQAYSVGLKAGLAGSSVRALPLFQRAVEIDPDFALVHAHVGFSYSKMGESALARPSLLKAYQLRNRASDVERFYIETLYDRDFTGNLEGERRTLETWADSYPRDPSAHTLLAGLALSSTSQHELAIAETGKAIALDPDVTPAYVNQAFHQLMLNRLDDALLTVRLAAERKLESADLLLTEYFVAFLTGNENELRRPATAARKSPATEDMISHIEALALARSGQLQDARRMAAVAVQISQKSGRRERAGLFEAATAVWEAFYGNAAAARQSAATALELGGGGREVDYAAAFALALGGDLPQSRALAQGLAREFPEDTSVQFMYLPTLLALFALNTPTRDAAAAIHTLQTASRYDLALGRVGFIGRFGGLYPIYVRGLAHLAARHPAEAAVEFQRILDHRSMVLVDPVDAMARLQLARALALSGDTVRTKGVYSDLLTLWTNADADIPVLKAARAEYARLP, encoded by the coding sequence GTGTCCGTTGGACAGTCGTTGCCGTTGCTACCGCCGCTCGCCGTGGCCGCCGTGGGCTACAGCTTCTATCCGCGACAGGCGAAGCTCACCGACAAGGACCGCATCGTGCTCGCTGAGTTCACCAACACGACCGGCGATCCGGTGTTCGACGAAACGCTGCGACAGGGCCTCGCGGCGCAGCTCCAGCAATCGCCGTTCCTCGCTTTCATCTCCGACGACCGCATTCGCAGAACGCTGCTGTTGATGAACCAGCCGGCAGATGCACGACTGACGCCCGACGTTGCGCGGGCCATGTGCGTTCGGGCCGGCGGTGCGGCGGTCATGCAGGGATCGATTGCGGCGCTCGGCAGCCAATACGTCCTCGGGCTGCGCGCAACCAACTGCGCGACCGGGGACATCCTCGCCGACGAGCAGGCACAGGCGGCGCGGAAAGAAGATGTTCTGAGCACGCTCAGCGAGATGGCGACCCGGTTCCGGACGCGGGTTGGCGAATCGCTCGCCACCGTCGAGAAATACTCGACCCCACTCGAGGCGACGACGCCGTCGCTCGAAGCGCTCCAGGCCTACAGCGTCGGATTGAAAGCCGGCCTTGCAGGATCGTCGGTACGTGCCCTGCCGCTCTTTCAACGTGCGGTCGAGATCGATCCCGATTTTGCGCTGGTCCATGCGCATGTCGGCTTCAGCTACAGCAAGATGGGAGAGTCCGCGCTCGCGCGGCCGAGCTTGCTCAAGGCGTACCAGCTGCGCAATCGCGCCAGTGACGTCGAGCGCTTCTACATCGAAACACTGTACGACCGCGACTTCACGGGCAATCTGGAAGGGGAGCGACGAACGTTGGAAACGTGGGCCGACAGCTACCCGCGCGATCCCTCGGCCCACACCTTGCTCGCGGGGCTGGCCCTTTCGAGCACAAGCCAACATGAGTTGGCGATTGCCGAAACCGGGAAGGCCATTGCGCTGGATCCCGACGTGACCCCGGCATATGTCAACCAGGCATTCCATCAGCTGATGCTGAATCGCCTTGATGATGCCTTGCTGACGGTCCGTCTCGCCGCGGAGCGCAAGCTGGAATCCGCCGATTTGCTTCTGACAGAGTATTTCGTTGCCTTCCTGACGGGTAACGAGAACGAACTCAGACGGCCGGCGACGGCGGCCAGGAAGAGTCCCGCCACCGAAGACATGATCTCCCATATAGAGGCGCTCGCCCTGGCTCGCTCAGGCCAGTTGCAGGACGCGAGGCGGATGGCCGCGGTCGCCGTCCAGATCTCGCAGAAGTCCGGTCGACGCGAACGGGCCGGCTTGTTCGAAGCGGCGACCGCCGTGTGGGAAGCGTTTTATGGCAATGCCGCCGCCGCGAGGCAGAGCGCCGCCACGGCGCTCGAGCTCGGAGGGGGCGGTCGCGAAGTGGACTATGCCGCGGCATTCGCGCTCGCCCTCGGAGGTGATCTGCCGCAATCGCGAGCCCTCGCCCAGGGACTCGCGCGCGAGTTCCCGGAGGATACGTCGGTGCAATTCATGTATCTGCCGACGCTTCTGGCCTTGTTCGCCTTGAACACGCCCACTCGTGATGCGGCAGCCGCGATTCACACGCTGCAGACCGCGTCGCGCTACGATCTCGCGCTCGGGCGAGTCGGCTTCATCGGACGTTTCGGCGGCTTGTATCCCATCTATGTTCGTGGACTGGCCCACCTGGCCGCACGTCACCCCGCGGAAGCTGCTGTCGAGTTCCAGCGGATTCTCGATCATCGCAGCATGGTGCTCGTCGATCCCGTGGATGCGATGGCGCGCCTGCAGCTGGCACGAGCGCTCGCGCTCTCGGGCGACACGGTGAGGACGAAGGGTGTCTACAGCGACCTCTTGACGCTCTGGACGAACGCCGACGCGGATATTCCGGTTCTCAAGGCGGCACGGGCCGAATACGCACGCCTACCGTAA